One Dialister invisus DSM 15470 genomic region harbors:
- a CDS encoding DEAD/DEAH box helicase, producing MNAFIKLGVIEPLAQALYQQGIRFPTVIQQASIPAIFKGKDIIGRSETGTGKTLAYLLPLVQRVDVKKGGTQVLIMTPTRELAKQIFDVLRPFAILMEADVADIIGGRTIENQIQKLKREPHIIIGTPGRLLDHIRRRSLDLSGVKTVVLDEADQMLAAGFREDIDALVDETPKKRQVLLFSATMPPEAKKLAHKYMKSAVVADVAEKAVASTVEQRVYETVKTHKFSLLVRHLKEINPYMAVVFCNTREGAHELAGRLQEETDLVVDEIHGNMSQGQRNQVIREFEKARTQVLVASDIAARGLDVEGITHVFNYDIPRNLEYYIHRIGRTGRAGTQGVSITYATPEDILLLRKLEKAIKEIITKYDEKGNIRRIKGPSAKKKVILPGMYKPTKKKEHKVLGHKGSDMRKKKKKGEAKGSRRGE from the coding sequence ATGAATGCATTTATTAAGCTTGGCGTGATAGAGCCGTTGGCGCAGGCTTTATACCAGCAGGGGATCAGGTTTCCCACGGTGATCCAGCAGGCATCTATCCCTGCGATTTTTAAGGGAAAAGACATCATCGGCCGTTCAGAAACGGGAACGGGGAAAACTTTGGCGTACTTGTTGCCGCTGGTACAGCGTGTGGATGTAAAAAAAGGCGGTACGCAGGTTTTGATTATGACACCGACCCGTGAGCTTGCAAAGCAGATTTTTGATGTACTGCGTCCTTTTGCCATCCTTATGGAAGCGGACGTGGCGGATATCATCGGCGGGCGGACGATTGAAAACCAGATTCAGAAACTGAAGAGGGAACCGCATATCATTATTGGAACGCCCGGACGTCTTTTGGATCATATACGCCGCCGCAGTCTGGATTTATCCGGGGTAAAAACGGTTGTTCTTGACGAAGCGGATCAGATGCTTGCAGCAGGATTCAGAGAAGATATAGATGCCCTTGTGGATGAAACACCGAAGAAACGGCAAGTGCTTCTTTTCAGTGCAACCATGCCGCCGGAAGCCAAGAAACTGGCCCATAAGTACATGAAATCAGCGGTGGTGGCGGACGTGGCGGAAAAGGCAGTAGCTTCGACGGTGGAGCAGCGTGTTTATGAAACAGTAAAAACACATAAATTTTCCCTGCTGGTTCGTCATCTCAAAGAGATAAATCCCTATATGGCTGTCGTTTTCTGCAATACTCGTGAAGGTGCCCATGAATTGGCGGGGCGTCTGCAGGAGGAAACGGATCTTGTTGTCGATGAAATTCATGGAAATATGAGCCAGGGTCAGCGGAACCAAGTTATTCGTGAGTTTGAAAAGGCAAGGACGCAGGTGCTTGTGGCATCTGATATCGCTGCCCGCGGTCTTGATGTAGAGGGGATTACTCATGTTTTCAATTATGATATTCCCCGCAATCTGGAATACTATATTCATCGGATTGGCCGTACAGGCAGAGCGGGAACACAAGGGGTCTCCATCACTTATGCAACGCCTGAAGATATCCTGCTGCTTCGCAAACTGGAAAAGGCAATCAAGGAAATCATCACGAAGTATGATGAAAAAGGGAATATCCGACGGATCAAAGGCCCGTCCGCTAAGAAAAAGGTTATCCTGCCCGGTATGTACAAACCGACAAAGAAAAAAGAACATAAGGTGCTTGGGCATAAAGGATCTGACATGAGGAAGAAGAAAAAGAAAGGGGAAGCGAAAGGAAGCCGCCGCGGGGAATAG
- a CDS encoding M20 metallopeptidase family protein, which translates to MNILELARYEKNLVVGLRRYFHENPELSQKEFKTMDFIEKKLNGWGIKTIRIPHGGIFGVLDSGKPGWTMLMRADIDALPIDEDSCNLKGKKICVSKNAGVMHACGHDGHMAMLLTEAKILAEHKEEWEGKIILMFEEAEEMGERGIAPLLRYLRDNRIHVDACFGTHVKWDLSAGKVGILYGSVMAGAYFFRVKIHGKSGHGSRPDMAHSPIECFVTIANELRAYRMRAVAPEESLTYSFGCVEGGHEPNIIPEELTFAGTARCTKNEDGLSFRTVMKEIIEHTCRMYECTAEFVEDQYFPVTVNTRECVDLARKAVRENCGTGALDPNCPMWMATETFSITESIYPGVFFFTGIYDETVGSGSGHHTPAFDIGEKGLVTGVAAALSFVLAALKEKPKCNSFQPADLESMLKLIE; encoded by the coding sequence TTGAATATACTTGAACTGGCGAGATATGAAAAAAATCTGGTAGTTGGTCTGCGCCGTTATTTCCATGAAAATCCCGAATTGTCGCAAAAAGAATTTAAGACGATGGATTTCATTGAAAAGAAATTGAATGGGTGGGGAATAAAAACAATTCGTATTCCCCACGGCGGCATTTTTGGTGTTTTGGACAGCGGTAAACCCGGGTGGACGATGCTCATGCGTGCAGATATCGATGCGCTTCCGATTGATGAGGATTCCTGTAATTTAAAAGGGAAAAAGATATGCGTTTCTAAAAATGCAGGAGTAATGCATGCCTGCGGGCATGACGGGCATATGGCGATGCTTTTGACAGAAGCCAAGATTTTGGCGGAGCATAAAGAAGAATGGGAAGGCAAGATCATTCTGATGTTTGAAGAAGCGGAGGAAATGGGGGAGCGTGGTATCGCGCCCTTGCTCCGTTATCTGCGAGACAACCGGATTCATGTGGATGCCTGTTTCGGTACACATGTGAAATGGGATTTATCTGCGGGGAAAGTGGGAATCCTTTATGGTTCGGTCATGGCAGGCGCGTATTTCTTCCGGGTGAAAATCCATGGAAAGAGCGGCCATGGTTCTCGTCCTGATATGGCTCACAGCCCGATTGAATGTTTTGTTACGATTGCCAATGAACTTCGGGCATATCGTATGCGTGCCGTTGCGCCGGAGGAAAGTCTGACCTATTCTTTTGGCTGTGTAGAGGGTGGGCATGAGCCGAATATTATTCCTGAAGAGCTGACATTTGCAGGAACGGCACGGTGTACAAAGAATGAAGACGGCCTGTCATTCCGGACGGTTATGAAGGAAATCATAGAGCATACCTGCCGCATGTATGAATGTACAGCGGAGTTTGTGGAGGATCAATATTTCCCTGTGACGGTGAATACAAGGGAATGTGTGGATCTTGCGCGGAAAGCGGTCAGGGAGAATTGTGGGACGGGAGCGCTTGATCCGAATTGCCCCATGTGGATGGCAACGGAGACATTTTCCATCACGGAATCCATTTATCCGGGGGTATTCTTTTTTACAGGCATTTATGATGAAACGGTAGGAAGTGGCAGCGGACATCATACTCCTGCGTTTGATATCGGTGAAAAAGGATTGGTGACAGGAGTGGCGGCGGCGTTATCATTTGTTCTTGCCGCACTGAAAGAGAAGCCGAAATGTAACAGCTTTCAGCCGGCGGATTTGGAGAGTATGCTGAAACTGATAGAATAG
- the surE gene encoding 5'/3'-nucleotidase SurE, protein MHIFVTNDDGVAAPGIRALARALSALAKITVIAPAEGVSSCSSALSLRKPMKLKKRQSYGENIEVYSLTGTTGDCCKLALEYWLKDDLPDLIVSGINDGFNTGSDCLYSGTVAGALEGIFAGIPSMAVSMESMADGTLLRETAAFAADLVSGYFMKKRYTGILNVNIPKIKPEKVSWENVKVARLGLLRYSNVIAGKRTKADEMEFIMRGKPLERYEPETDVYWSRKGYITITPLQWNQTDFENLREVGKLTAAFIDA, encoded by the coding sequence ATGCATATATTTGTGACAAACGATGATGGTGTCGCTGCGCCGGGTATTCGAGCCCTGGCAAGAGCACTCTCCGCGCTTGCAAAAATTACCGTTATCGCACCGGCGGAAGGAGTGAGTTCCTGTTCAAGCGCATTGTCTTTAAGAAAGCCGATGAAATTGAAAAAGCGGCAAAGTTATGGAGAAAACATCGAAGTATATTCTTTGACGGGGACTACCGGCGACTGTTGTAAATTGGCTTTGGAATACTGGCTTAAGGATGACTTGCCGGACCTGATTGTATCAGGGATTAATGATGGCTTTAATACAGGAAGCGACTGTCTTTACAGCGGGACAGTGGCAGGCGCACTGGAAGGTATATTTGCGGGAATTCCTTCTATGGCAGTTTCTATGGAAAGCATGGCAGATGGAACTCTTTTAAGAGAAACGGCTGCTTTTGCTGCGGATCTGGTATCCGGATATTTTATGAAAAAGCGGTATACTGGTATACTCAATGTAAATATTCCGAAGATAAAACCGGAAAAAGTTTCCTGGGAAAATGTGAAAGTAGCCCGGCTCGGCTTGCTGCGCTATTCTAATGTGATTGCGGGAAAGCGGACAAAAGCGGATGAAATGGAATTTATCATGAGAGGGAAACCGCTGGAAAGATATGAACCGGAGACAGATGTTTATTGGTCGAGAAAAGGTTATATAACGATTACTCCGCTGCAGTGGAATCAAACCGATTTTGAGAATCTGAGGGAAGTAGGAAAACTTACAGCGGCGTTCATTGACGCATAG
- a CDS encoding glycosyltransferase family 2 protein yields the protein MNYPLDILMLPIQLIVAWFTVYYTVIAVFGIWHRKDRDLSAPKNKFALMIPAHNEEMVLGDLLENLNILKYPKELYDIYVIADNCTDSTAEVAQRHGAYVLERCNKELGGKGYAMDWAFPKIFETGRHYDAFCVFDADNLVHLDFLAVMNTRLMKGQKVLQGYLSAKNPVDTWVSGTFAIAFWTVNHLWHLGKYNLGLSSCLGGTGMCISADIVREFGWGCDCLTEDMEFSMKCLSHGIRTCWVHDAIIYDEKPLTFMASWRQRKRWAQGQFDCSERYIPILMKEGFKRHSIVVLDGIMQLLQNYFLLISAFYLVMTYINMFYPCFTVVLYNDALVPRQFWSVLGTIQYVLPLIVLLQIEVPAKIYLYWLIYPVFMYSWVPVTFLGWIHRHEKQWVHTIHTRSMQFQAASLTRKKEIDS from the coding sequence ATGAATTATCCTTTGGATATCCTGATGCTGCCCATCCAACTGATTGTGGCGTGGTTTACCGTTTATTATACGGTAATTGCCGTTTTTGGAATATGGCATAGGAAAGATAGGGATTTGTCTGCACCGAAAAACAAATTCGCGCTTATGATTCCGGCGCATAATGAAGAAATGGTTCTCGGAGATCTTCTTGAAAACCTAAATATTTTAAAATATCCGAAAGAACTTTATGATATTTACGTTATTGCTGATAACTGTACCGACAGTACAGCAGAAGTGGCTCAACGGCATGGCGCTTATGTCCTTGAACGATGTAATAAAGAACTTGGCGGAAAAGGATATGCCATGGATTGGGCTTTTCCGAAAATATTTGAAACAGGCCGCCATTATGATGCATTTTGCGTGTTTGACGCAGATAATCTTGTCCATCTTGATTTTTTGGCGGTCATGAATACCCGTCTGATGAAAGGGCAGAAAGTTCTTCAAGGATACTTATCCGCTAAAAATCCGGTGGATACTTGGGTATCGGGTACTTTTGCGATTGCTTTCTGGACTGTCAATCATTTGTGGCATCTTGGAAAGTATAATTTAGGATTATCTTCCTGTCTTGGGGGAACAGGGATGTGTATTTCGGCGGATATTGTGCGGGAATTCGGGTGGGGGTGCGACTGTCTCACGGAAGACATGGAATTTTCCATGAAATGCCTTTCTCATGGGATCCGCACTTGCTGGGTTCATGATGCGATTATTTACGATGAAAAACCATTGACTTTTATGGCGTCCTGGAGACAAAGAAAGCGCTGGGCCCAAGGTCAGTTTGACTGTTCCGAAAGATATATCCCCATTTTGATGAAAGAAGGTTTTAAGCGACACAGTATTGTCGTGCTTGATGGGATTATGCAGCTGCTGCAGAATTATTTTCTGCTTATTTCCGCTTTTTATTTAGTGATGACATATATTAATATGTTCTATCCTTGTTTTACGGTGGTTCTATATAATGATGCTTTGGTTCCGCGGCAATTCTGGAGTGTATTGGGGACAATCCAGTATGTTCTGCCGCTTATCGTCCTTTTGCAAATTGAAGTGCCTGCTAAAATTTACCTGTATTGGCTGATTTATCCTGTGTTCATGTATTCCTGGGTTCCTGTGACTTTCCTCGGATGGATTCATCGCCATGAGAAACAATGGGTTCATACTATTCATACGAGAAGCATGCAGTTTCAGGCTGCTTCTCTTACACGTAAAAAGGAAATAGACAGTTAG
- the pssA gene encoding CDP-diacylglycerol--serine O-phosphatidyltransferase: MNKSWIANGFTAANALFGGLSIMMSISGEYHVAAICILIAMAADAFDGRVARALGTAGPMGVELDSLSDDISFGVAAGALMYSYQLRELGALGFIPCALLGAFCAFRLARFNVKVTSVHGYFEGLPCPTVGVIIACYVLSGVKIWNWLAMVCVLVLAVLMVSEVHYPDNKGASADQLHLPAFLFCLGFFILCTMIYWPSWAAALCAAYIMFGIVNTYLNRRKKFHRKLKRRVKEEF, from the coding sequence ATGAATAAATCATGGATTGCGAACGGATTTACCGCAGCCAATGCATTATTTGGCGGTCTTTCTATTATGATGTCGATTTCAGGAGAATACCATGTGGCGGCGATATGCATATTGATTGCTATGGCGGCCGATGCCTTTGACGGCAGGGTGGCTCGTGCTCTTGGGACTGCAGGTCCGATGGGAGTGGAGCTGGATTCTTTATCTGATGATATTTCTTTCGGTGTCGCTGCCGGGGCATTGATGTATTCTTATCAGCTGCGGGAATTGGGGGCGCTCGGGTTTATTCCCTGCGCACTCCTCGGTGCGTTCTGCGCGTTCCGTTTGGCGCGCTTCAATGTGAAAGTGACTTCTGTCCATGGATATTTTGAAGGACTGCCTTGCCCGACGGTCGGTGTAATTATTGCCTGCTATGTCCTTTCCGGTGTAAAGATCTGGAACTGGCTTGCCATGGTTTGCGTGCTTGTTCTCGCGGTGCTGATGGTGAGTGAAGTACATTATCCGGATAATAAAGGCGCCAGCGCCGATCAGCTTCATTTGCCGGCATTCCTGTTCTGCCTCGGTTTTTTCATACTTTGCACCATGATTTACTGGCCGTCCTGGGCAGCTGCTTTATGTGCGGCGTATATTATGTTCGGCATAGTAAATACATACCTGAACCGCCGGAAGAAATTCCATAGAAAACTTAAAAGAAGAGTAAAGGAAGAATTTTGA
- a CDS encoding phosphatidylserine decarboxylase, whose translation MLKKPIILPEGYPFIIISLIVAALLWYFSMLYAAVIPFVFSCYFCYFFRCPRRNAIIPPGEDTIVSPADGTVVDVSHGVEEEMYLGEKCHKITIFLSVFDVHCNRSPMEGTIKYQSYTQGRFLPAYEKEVGFENERGAIGIEGKHRNILVILIAGILARRVVSWKQLGDPLQKGELYGMIKFGSCTELYIPGEAEICVKKGDTVRGGLTIVGRLKLE comes from the coding sequence ATGCTGAAAAAACCAATTATATTACCGGAAGGATATCCGTTCATCATCATATCTTTAATAGTCGCGGCGTTGCTGTGGTATTTTAGCATGCTTTATGCGGCGGTTATTCCTTTTGTTTTTTCCTGTTACTTTTGCTATTTCTTCCGTTGCCCCAGAAGAAATGCGATTATCCCTCCGGGGGAAGATACGATCGTTTCCCCGGCTGACGGTACTGTAGTGGATGTTTCTCATGGCGTGGAAGAAGAAATGTATCTTGGAGAAAAATGCCATAAGATCACGATCTTCCTTTCTGTTTTTGATGTGCACTGTAATCGTTCTCCCATGGAAGGAACCATTAAATACCAATCCTATACACAAGGACGGTTTCTTCCTGCTTATGAAAAAGAAGTGGGGTTTGAGAATGAACGCGGTGCGATTGGTATCGAGGGAAAGCATAGGAATATCCTCGTTATATTAATTGCCGGCATTTTGGCACGACGTGTAGTTTCATGGAAACAGTTGGGAGATCCGCTGCAAAAGGGGGAACTGTACGGAATGATTAAGTTCGGATCTTGTACAGAACTTTATATACCGGGAGAAGCGGAAATTTGTGTAAAGAAAGGTGATACAGTCCGCGGTGGGCTGACGATAGTGGGGAGGCTTAAATTAGAATGA
- a CDS encoding WecB/TagA/CpsF family glycosyltransferase, with translation MIENKYPSHTVMDVRIHAVTMEEALRCAREMAASGEEHIIATANAEMVMIAQEDKELVYVLNHCSLVVPDGAGILWAGEQLGAYFPARVAGADYAEEILKIAVKEKWPVYFLGGAPGVAETAIRKFTERYGSFEKAGFHDGYFDEMEEQKIVEEIKSGGTKVLLCGMGVPKQEKWLWNHRKELGPVLAMGVGGVFDVMAGNLRRAPLWMRNHRLEWAYRLYLQPSRIGRMAAIPKFMLAIKKWKRKNGNKIC, from the coding sequence ATGATAGAAAACAAATATCCATCTCATACGGTCATGGATGTGCGCATACATGCTGTAACTATGGAAGAGGCGCTGCGATGTGCCCGTGAAATGGCGGCGTCAGGAGAAGAACATATAATTGCTACCGCTAACGCCGAAATGGTTATGATCGCACAGGAAGATAAGGAATTGGTCTATGTGCTGAACCATTGCAGCCTGGTCGTACCGGACGGGGCGGGAATCCTTTGGGCAGGTGAACAGTTGGGGGCATATTTTCCTGCGCGGGTGGCAGGCGCCGATTACGCGGAAGAAATCCTTAAAATCGCGGTGAAAGAAAAATGGCCGGTATATTTTCTCGGCGGTGCACCGGGGGTGGCGGAAACTGCGATTCGTAAATTTACGGAACGATACGGCTCTTTTGAAAAAGCGGGTTTCCATGATGGCTATTTCGATGAAATGGAAGAACAGAAAATCGTGGAAGAAATTAAATCCGGCGGTACCAAAGTCCTTCTATGTGGAATGGGAGTGCCTAAACAGGAAAAATGGCTGTGGAACCATAGGAAGGAGTTAGGGCCCGTGCTGGCGATGGGGGTCGGCGGCGTGTTTGACGTCATGGCAGGGAATTTACGGCGGGCACCGCTGTGGATGAGAAATCACCGATTGGAATGGGCATACCGCTTGTATTTACAGCCGAGCCGTATCGGACGTATGGCGGCGATTCCAAAGTTTATGCTGGCGATAAAAAAATGGAAAAGGAAAAACGGAAATAAAATATGCTGA
- the guaB gene encoding IMP dehydrogenase, translating to MREDKFGKKGLTFDDVLLVPAHSEVLPKEVDVSTRLTRNITLNIPVMSAGMDTVTESDMAIAMAREGGIGVIHKNMSIDEQCKEVEKVKRSEHGVIVDPVYLNPDNTLSDADDLMVKYDISGIPVTVDGKLVGIITNRDMRFETDLSRPISEIMTSEGLITAPENTKLEEAKRILQEHRIEKLPLIDKDGYLKGLITIKDIEKMRKYPNSSKDKDGRLLAAAAVGVTPNVLERAEALLAKKTDVLVIDTAHGHSPGVLDTIRKIRDAFPHAELIAGNVATYEGTKALIEAGVSAVKVGIGPGSICTTRVIAGIGVPQITAIYDCARAAAGTDVPVIADGGIQYSGDIAKAIGAGASVVMLGNLLAGTDESPGEIIIYQGKNYKLYRGMGSLGAMQQGSKDRYFQQDAKKLVPEGIEGRIPYKGHVSDVLFQLIGGLRAAMGYCGTPDIPAMNENTRFIEITGAGLRESHPHDVSITKESPNYSAK from the coding sequence ATGAGGGAGGATAAGTTTGGGAAAAAAGGACTTACTTTTGATGACGTCCTTTTGGTTCCCGCGCATTCAGAAGTGCTTCCCAAAGAAGTCGATGTTTCTACACGTTTAACACGGAACATTACTTTGAATATCCCTGTGATGAGCGCAGGTATGGATACTGTCACAGAATCAGATATGGCTATCGCCATGGCGCGGGAAGGCGGCATCGGTGTGATCCATAAGAATATGAGCATCGATGAACAGTGTAAAGAAGTGGAGAAGGTAAAACGTTCTGAACACGGCGTCATTGTGGATCCGGTATATCTCAATCCGGATAATACACTTTCCGATGCGGATGATCTCATGGTGAAATATGATATTTCAGGAATTCCTGTTACTGTAGATGGGAAATTGGTTGGAATCATAACCAATCGCGATATGCGTTTTGAAACGGATCTGTCAAGACCTATTTCAGAAATTATGACGAGCGAAGGTTTAATTACCGCGCCGGAGAATACGAAGCTGGAGGAAGCCAAACGTATTTTACAGGAACATCGGATTGAAAAATTGCCATTAATTGATAAGGACGGGTATTTGAAGGGCCTTATTACGATTAAGGATATAGAGAAAATGAGGAAGTATCCCAATTCCTCCAAGGATAAAGATGGGAGGCTGCTGGCGGCTGCGGCTGTCGGCGTGACGCCGAATGTATTGGAACGGGCGGAAGCTCTTCTTGCGAAGAAGACGGATGTCCTGGTGATTGATACGGCTCACGGACACAGCCCGGGGGTATTGGATACGATCCGTAAGATTCGGGATGCTTTTCCCCATGCAGAATTGATTGCAGGAAATGTGGCAACTTATGAGGGGACAAAAGCACTGATTGAAGCAGGCGTGAGCGCGGTGAAAGTCGGTATAGGGCCGGGTTCTATCTGTACGACACGGGTAATCGCAGGTATCGGTGTACCCCAGATTACCGCAATTTATGACTGCGCGAGAGCGGCGGCCGGGACGGATGTGCCGGTTATTGCCGATGGAGGTATTCAGTACTCCGGCGATATAGCCAAAGCCATTGGTGCAGGAGCGTCAGTGGTCATGCTTGGGAATCTTCTTGCGGGAACCGATGAAAGCCCGGGCGAAATAATTATTTATCAGGGGAAAAATTATAAGTTATACCGTGGCATGGGATCACTGGGGGCTATGCAGCAGGGGAGCAAGGACAGATATTTCCAGCAGGACGCAAAGAAGCTTGTTCCGGAAGGCATTGAAGGACGGATTCCTTACAAAGGACATGTATCTGACGTACTGTTCCAGTTAATTGGCGGTCTGCGGGCGGCAATGGGATACTGCGGCACACCTGATATCCCGGCTATGAATGAGAATACCCGATTTATTGAAATTACAGGCGCAGGTCTTCGTGAAAGCCACCCCCATGATGTAAGCATCACGAAAGAGTCGCCAAATTACAGTGCTAAATAA
- the recG gene encoding ATP-dependent DNA helicase RecG — protein MNLSDAVTVVKGVGMRMKEKLERLGIKTVEDLISYYPRRYEDWTRITPMADLSYEMETAVYGTVVEIREVHPRRNLSILTVTLVDGTGAVNLVYFNQPWKKEQFAYGSNILAYGKIEYNYRKWQISNADTEAVAAEELHAFKKLVPVYPLTEGIRASQMRAMIRFAIDHAEGIRENLPADVLVREHLMGRMAAIRGMHDPAGWEEQRAARRRTAFEELFFMQAGIQLLRKRRETDNVGIKCMPSGNLVHEVMKKFPFALTEGQKSVFRDIEDSMEGIVPMQRLVQGDVGSGKTAIAILALTKIVENGYQGALMAPTEVLAAQHFKTFQQVFKGMPVKTAYLSGHTKAAERKEILEQLKDGSIHILIGTHALIEENVVFSALGLVITDEQHRFGVKQRQALESKGKSPHVLIMTATPIPRTMALSVYGDLDVSFIKGMPPGRHPVKTYVVGSHMLQRIFRFMKKEMESGHQAYVVCPLVEQSEKQDLAAAVSVYENLRDHVFPQFGVGLVHGRMKNAEKEQVMEDFRKGKFKLLVATSVIEVGVNVPDATVMFVYGADRFGLSQLHQLRGRVGRGKEQAYCVLYTDNQNETTQLRMKLMCEIRDGALLAEKDLLLRGAGEFFGYHQHGMPDLKAADIVRDLPLLELAKHDAKEAVDKGLDFKEELRHRFGGQFFERIYY, from the coding sequence ATGAATTTATCTGATGCCGTCACTGTCGTCAAGGGAGTGGGAATGCGAATGAAAGAAAAGCTGGAACGTTTAGGGATAAAGACTGTAGAGGACCTGATTTCTTATTATCCCCGGCGGTATGAGGATTGGACACGGATTACCCCTATGGCGGATCTTTCTTATGAAATGGAAACTGCGGTTTATGGAACGGTGGTTGAAATCCGGGAAGTACATCCCCGAAGAAATCTGTCCATACTTACAGTGACTTTGGTGGATGGGACAGGCGCGGTCAATCTGGTGTACTTTAATCAGCCGTGGAAGAAAGAACAGTTTGCTTACGGGTCAAACATTCTTGCCTATGGGAAAATAGAATATAATTACAGAAAATGGCAGATATCCAATGCGGATACGGAGGCAGTCGCTGCTGAAGAGCTTCATGCATTCAAGAAATTGGTACCTGTCTATCCCCTGACGGAAGGAATCCGTGCTTCGCAAATGCGGGCGATGATCCGCTTTGCCATTGATCATGCGGAGGGAATCAGGGAAAATCTTCCGGCAGACGTTCTTGTACGGGAGCATTTGATGGGACGTATGGCGGCAATCCGCGGAATGCATGATCCCGCTGGCTGGGAAGAACAGCGGGCGGCACGAAGGAGGACAGCCTTTGAAGAATTGTTTTTCATGCAGGCAGGTATTCAGCTTTTACGAAAGCGCAGAGAAACGGACAATGTGGGAATCAAATGCATGCCATCAGGGAATTTAGTGCATGAAGTGATGAAGAAATTTCCTTTTGCACTTACGGAAGGGCAGAAAAGCGTATTTCGCGATATAGAAGACAGCATGGAGGGGATTGTTCCTATGCAGCGTCTTGTGCAGGGCGATGTGGGAAGCGGTAAAACGGCGATAGCCATATTGGCGCTGACGAAAATTGTAGAAAATGGATATCAGGGAGCGCTTATGGCGCCGACAGAGGTTCTTGCAGCCCAGCATTTTAAAACTTTCCAGCAGGTATTTAAAGGAATGCCTGTAAAGACAGCTTACTTATCGGGACATACAAAAGCGGCGGAGCGGAAGGAAATACTGGAGCAGCTAAAAGACGGCAGTATCCATATTTTAATAGGGACGCATGCCTTGATAGAAGAGAACGTGGTGTTTTCCGCATTAGGCCTTGTCATTACTGATGAACAGCACCGTTTTGGCGTTAAACAGCGGCAGGCACTGGAAAGTAAAGGCAAGTCGCCCCATGTGTTGATTATGACGGCGACTCCGATTCCCAGGACAATGGCGCTGTCTGTGTATGGTGATTTAGATGTCTCCTTTATTAAAGGCATGCCTCCCGGCAGACATCCGGTGAAAACTTATGTGGTAGGAAGCCATATGCTGCAGCGCATTTTCCGTTTCATGAAAAAAGAGATGGAAAGCGGTCATCAGGCTTATGTGGTGTGCCCTTTGGTGGAACAAAGCGAAAAGCAGGATCTGGCGGCAGCTGTTTCCGTTTATGAGAATCTGCGGGATCACGTGTTCCCCCAATTTGGCGTAGGACTGGTTCACGGGCGAATGAAAAACGCGGAAAAAGAACAGGTTATGGAAGATTTCCGCAAAGGTAAATTCAAACTTCTGGTGGCCACGTCAGTTATTGAAGTCGGGGTGAATGTGCCTGATGCGACGGTTATGTTTGTTTATGGCGCCGATCGCTTTGGCCTGAGCCAGCTTCATCAGCTTCGCGGCCGTGTGGGCAGAGGCAAAGAGCAGGCATATTGTGTTTTATATACGGATAATCAAAATGAAACGACTCAGCTTAGAATGAAACTGATGTGCGAAATACGGGATGGCGCTCTTCTGGCGGAAAAAGACCTGCTCCTACGCGGGGCAGGAGAGTTTTTCGGGTACCATCAGCATGGTATGCCTGATCTGAAAGCTGCGGATATCGTGCGTGACTTGCCGCTCTTGGAACTGGCGAAGCATGATGCGAAAGAAGCCGTTGATAAAGGACTGGATTTCAAGGAAGAATTAAGGCATCGGTTCGGCGGGCAGTTCTTTGAGCGGATATACTACTGA
- the rpmB gene encoding 50S ribosomal protein L28, with product MANYCEICGKHTATGFNVSHSHLKTKRTWKPNIQRVRVKADGQVKRMNVCTRCLRSHKVDRDI from the coding sequence ATGGCTAATTATTGTGAAATCTGCGGAAAACATACCGCAACGGGATTCAATGTATCCCACTCCCATCTGAAAACAAAGAGGACCTGGAAACCGAATATCCAGAGGGTTCGCGTAAAAGCTGACGGACAGGTCAAAAGAATGAATGTCTGCACTCGTTGCCTTCGTTCTCATAAAGTTGACAGAGATATCTGA